One region of Ornithinibacter aureus genomic DNA includes:
- a CDS encoding aspartate-semialdehyde dehydrogenase gives MGTNQARSTGWQPTLAVVGATGAVGRVVLDVLPTRHSHWAQVRLAAGAEDVGTVLRVAGQEAVVEALTPQFFDGVDVAIFDIPPGIAREWVELAAARGVVAIDNSTVFRTEDDVPLVVPEVNPQRVADRPRGIIANPGATVMTMIDALAVLHAAWELTELVITTLQAASGLGRAGISRLHDELDVVHGDRELGTRPGDVRRLVEHELGESVFPAPLVLNVIPFVGHHVGDGWTSEEVKVRDETRKILGIPDLPITTTCIRVPVVSSHSVIVHATFARKVRVADARQALVEAPTIVVLDDPDEPEFPTPNDVVGADPRFAGRIRQAPDAPMTLDLFISGDNLRKGAALNMVQTAELVARDLTETTTMDAVAPASSSRTIEHPRPPAPDTRSTP, from the coding sequence GTGGGCACCAACCAGGCACGGTCCACGGGGTGGCAGCCGACCCTTGCGGTGGTCGGTGCCACCGGTGCCGTGGGTCGCGTCGTCCTCGACGTGCTGCCCACGCGGCACTCCCACTGGGCGCAGGTGCGTCTGGCCGCAGGCGCCGAGGACGTCGGCACGGTGCTCCGGGTCGCCGGCCAGGAGGCCGTCGTCGAGGCGTTGACCCCGCAGTTCTTCGACGGCGTCGACGTCGCGATCTTCGACATCCCACCGGGGATCGCCCGCGAGTGGGTCGAGCTCGCCGCGGCCCGAGGGGTCGTGGCCATCGACAACAGCACCGTCTTCCGCACCGAGGACGACGTGCCCCTCGTCGTCCCCGAGGTCAACCCGCAACGGGTCGCCGACCGGCCCCGCGGCATCATCGCCAACCCGGGCGCGACGGTCATGACGATGATCGACGCCCTCGCCGTGCTCCACGCAGCCTGGGAGCTCACGGAACTGGTCATCACGACCCTCCAGGCGGCATCCGGTCTAGGCCGGGCGGGCATCAGCCGGTTGCACGACGAGCTCGACGTGGTCCACGGCGACCGTGAGCTCGGGACCCGCCCGGGCGACGTGCGCCGCCTCGTCGAGCACGAGCTGGGTGAGTCGGTCTTCCCCGCGCCGCTGGTGCTCAACGTCATCCCGTTCGTCGGTCACCACGTCGGCGACGGTTGGACGAGCGAGGAGGTCAAGGTGCGCGACGAGACCCGCAAGATCCTCGGCATCCCCGACCTTCCCATCACGACCACGTGCATCCGGGTGCCGGTGGTGTCGTCGCACTCGGTCATCGTCCACGCCACGTTCGCGCGCAAGGTCCGGGTCGCCGATGCTCGGCAGGCCCTCGTCGAGGCCCCCACCATCGTCGTCCTCGACGACCCCGACGAGCCCGAGTTCCCCACTCCGAACGACGTCGTCGGGGCCGACCCGCGCTTCGCCGGGCGCATCCGTCAGGCGCCGGACGCGCCGATGACCCTCGACCTGTTCATCAGCGGCGACAACCTGCGCAAGGGGGCGGCCCTGAACATGGTCCAGACCGCCGAGCTCGTCGCACGCGATCTCACCGAAACCACCACAATGGATGCCGTGGCGCCAGCGTCGTCGTCGCGCACCATCGAGCACCCCAGACCACCAGCACCGGACACCAGGAGCACCCCATGA
- a CDS encoding aspartate kinase, with the protein MPIVVQKYGGSSLADAESIKRVARRIAETKKAGNDVVVAVSAMGDSTDDLLDLAQEVSPVPPPRELDMLMTAGERISMALVAMAISDLGFSARSFTGSQAGVITDGVHGKAKIIDVTPGRITEALAKGHIVIVAGFQGVSQGTKEITTLGRGGTDTTAVALAAALRADVCEIYTDVDGVFTADPRIVPSARKLDRISNEEMLELAASGSKVLHLRSVEYARRFDIPIHVRSSFSHKEGTIVTDHPAPEGPEGDAVEAPIIAGVAHDRSEAKVTVVGVPDRTGMAAKIFEAVTLAQINIDMIVQNVSATATGLTDISFTLPKTDGTAAVEALQRVQADVGFSAVQFDDQIGKLSLVGAGMRSNPGVSATFFKALADAGVNIEMISTSEIRISVITRGDLLDDAVRAVHTAFGLDSSEGEAVVYGGTGR; encoded by the coding sequence TTGCCCATCGTCGTCCAGAAGTACGGCGGATCGTCGCTCGCCGACGCCGAGAGCATCAAGCGGGTCGCGAGGCGGATCGCGGAGACGAAGAAGGCCGGGAACGACGTCGTCGTCGCGGTCTCGGCGATGGGGGACAGCACCGACGACCTGCTCGACCTCGCGCAGGAGGTCAGCCCCGTCCCGCCGCCGCGCGAGCTCGACATGCTGATGACCGCCGGTGAGCGCATCTCGATGGCCCTGGTCGCGATGGCGATCTCCGACCTGGGCTTCAGCGCCCGTTCGTTCACCGGCAGCCAGGCCGGCGTCATCACCGACGGCGTGCACGGCAAGGCCAAGATCATCGACGTCACCCCGGGGCGCATCACCGAGGCCCTGGCCAAGGGTCACATCGTCATCGTCGCCGGCTTCCAGGGCGTGAGCCAGGGCACCAAGGAGATCACCACCCTGGGCCGGGGCGGCACCGACACCACCGCCGTGGCGCTGGCCGCCGCGCTGCGCGCCGACGTGTGCGAGATCTACACCGACGTCGACGGCGTCTTCACCGCTGACCCGCGCATCGTGCCCAGCGCCCGCAAGCTGGATCGCATCTCCAACGAGGAGATGCTCGAACTCGCTGCCTCGGGGTCCAAGGTGCTGCACCTGCGCAGCGTCGAGTACGCCCGCCGTTTCGACATCCCCATCCACGTGCGGTCGTCGTTCTCCCACAAGGAGGGCACGATCGTCACCGACCACCCCGCACCCGAAGGACCTGAAGGAGACGCCGTGGAAGCCCCGATCATCGCCGGTGTGGCCCACGACCGCAGCGAGGCGAAGGTGACCGTCGTCGGCGTTCCCGACCGCACCGGCATGGCGGCCAAGATCTTCGAGGCGGTGACACTGGCCCAGATCAACATCGACATGATCGTCCAGAACGTCTCCGCCACCGCCACCGGCCTCACCGACATCTCCTTCACGCTGCCCAAGACCGACGGCACCGCCGCGGTCGAGGCGCTGCAGCGGGTGCAGGCCGACGTCGGCTTCAGTGCCGTGCAGTTCGACGACCAGATCGGCAAGCTCTCGCTCGTCGGTGCCGGCATGCGCTCGAACCCGGGTGTGTCCGCGACGTTCTTCAAGGCACTCGCCGACGCCGGGGTCAACATCGAGATGATCTCCACCTCCGAGATCCGCATCTCTGTCATCACCCGCGGTGACCTCCTCGATGACGCCGTTCGCGCCGTGCACACGGCCTTCGGGCTGGACTCCAGCGAGGGCGAGGCCGTCGTCTACGGGGGCACCGGCCGCTGA
- a CDS encoding pyrophosphate--fructose-6-phosphate 1-phosphotransferase, which produces MTVRTVAMLTAGGLAPCLSSAVGGLIERYSEVAPDVRIIAYLGGYAGLLRGEWVEVTPEVRENAHLLHLRGGSPIGNSRVKLTNVADCVKRGLVQEGQDPLHVAAEQLTKDGVDVLHTIGGDDTNTTAADLAAYLHDNDYELTVVGLPKTIDNDVVPIRQSLGAWTAAEQGSIYAQNIIAEHSSNPRMLIVHEVMGRNCGWLTAETARRYHAWVAEQQFVEGFGNDPRCWDVHAVFVPEEHIDIAAEAERLKAIMDEIGCVNIFLSEGAGVAEVVEELKAAGQEVPVDPFGHVQLDKVNPGAWFAKQFGEKLQAEKTMVQKSGYFSRSAAANDEDLALIAQCTSLAVDSALAGVSGVVGHDEEQGDTLRAIEFPRIQGHKKFDVTVPWFRELKDSLGQA; this is translated from the coding sequence ATGACCGTTCGCACCGTCGCCATGCTCACCGCCGGAGGGCTTGCACCGTGCCTGTCCTCCGCCGTCGGCGGGCTCATCGAGCGCTACAGCGAGGTCGCCCCGGACGTGCGGATCATCGCCTACCTCGGTGGGTATGCCGGCCTGCTGCGCGGCGAGTGGGTCGAGGTGACGCCGGAGGTCCGGGAGAACGCCCACCTGCTCCACCTGCGCGGCGGGTCGCCGATCGGCAACTCCCGCGTCAAGCTGACCAACGTCGCCGACTGCGTCAAGCGCGGGCTGGTGCAGGAGGGTCAGGACCCGCTGCACGTCGCGGCCGAGCAGCTCACCAAGGATGGCGTCGACGTGCTGCACACCATCGGTGGCGACGACACGAACACGACCGCGGCCGACCTCGCGGCCTACCTGCACGACAACGACTACGAGCTGACCGTCGTGGGGCTGCCCAAGACGATCGACAACGACGTCGTGCCGATCCGCCAGTCGCTGGGGGCGTGGACGGCCGCCGAGCAGGGCTCGATCTATGCGCAGAACATCATCGCCGAGCACTCCTCGAACCCCCGGATGCTCATCGTGCACGAGGTCATGGGCCGCAACTGTGGCTGGCTGACCGCCGAGACCGCCCGCCGCTACCACGCATGGGTGGCCGAGCAGCAGTTCGTCGAGGGCTTCGGCAACGACCCGCGCTGCTGGGACGTACACGCCGTGTTCGTGCCCGAGGAGCACATCGACATCGCGGCCGAGGCCGAGCGTCTCAAGGCGATCATGGACGAGATCGGCTGCGTCAACATCTTCCTCTCCGAGGGCGCCGGCGTGGCCGAGGTCGTCGAGGAGCTCAAGGCAGCCGGCCAGGAGGTGCCGGTCGACCCGTTCGGTCACGTGCAGCTCGACAAGGTCAACCCCGGCGCATGGTTCGCCAAGCAGTTCGGCGAGAAGCTCCAGGCCGAGAAGACCATGGTCCAGAAGTCCGGCTACTTCAGCCGCTCGGCCGCGGCCAACGACGAAGACCTCGCCCTCATCGCGCAGTGCACCTCGCTCGCCGTCGACTCGGCGCTGGCCGGGGTGTCGGGTGTCGTCGGGCACGACGAGGAGCAGGGCGACACGCTGCGGGCCATCGAGTTCCCCCGGATCCAGGGCCACAAGAAGTTCGACGTCACCGTGCCGTGGTTCCGCGAGCTGAAGGATTCGCTCGGTCAGGCCTGA
- the recR gene encoding recombination mediator RecR produces MYEGAVQDLIDELGRLPGVGPKSAQRIAFHLLQSDAADVERLAHALTEVKAKVRFCQTCFNIAEAQQCRICLDPRRDVHSICVVEEPKDVVAVERTREFRGRYHVLGGAISPIDGIGPNDLRVRELMTRLGDGTVTEVIIATDPNLEGEATASYLSRMLKDFGLRVTRLASGLPVGGDLEYADEVTLGRAFEGRRLIDV; encoded by the coding sequence GTGTACGAAGGCGCGGTCCAGGACCTCATCGACGAACTCGGCAGGCTGCCGGGTGTCGGCCCCAAGAGCGCGCAGCGAATCGCGTTCCACCTCTTGCAGTCCGACGCGGCCGACGTCGAGCGGCTGGCCCACGCCCTGACCGAGGTCAAGGCCAAGGTGCGCTTCTGCCAGACGTGCTTCAACATCGCCGAGGCGCAGCAGTGCCGGATCTGTCTGGATCCGCGCCGTGACGTGCACTCGATCTGTGTGGTCGAGGAGCCCAAGGACGTCGTGGCGGTCGAGCGCACCCGTGAGTTCCGCGGCCGCTACCACGTGCTCGGTGGCGCGATCAGCCCCATCGACGGCATCGGCCCCAACGACTTGCGGGTCCGTGAGCTGATGACTCGGCTCGGCGACGGCACGGTCACCGAGGTCATCATCGCGACGGACCCCAACCTCGAGGGTGAGGCGACGGCCAGCTACCTGTCGCGCATGCTCAAGGACTTCGGGTTGCGGGTGACGCGACTGGCCTCCGGACTGCCCGTCGGCGGTGACCTCGAGTATGCCGACGAGGTCACCCTCGGGCGTGCCTTCGAAGGACGCAGGCTCATCGATGTCTGA
- a CDS encoding phospholipase D family protein has translation MIPDLFLTPDERENPDTRIDEGKPPGVAWTEGNHVRAIVHGDSYLAELHERISALGDGDLLYFVDWRGDPDQLLTDDPGSSVSATFAAAARRGVDVRGLLWRSHWHRFGFHSQKSRLLGIEIDEAGGQCLRDMRVRTGGSHHQKFVLLRHRDDAGRDIVYLGGIDLCHGRRDSIAHEGDPQPIAMPQVFGARPPWHDVQVAIQGPAVADVETTFRERWEDSTPLTLNPGRLASSLLQGEDLQPRPLPPQNPPPPAVGATASEAVQIVRTYPSILPKGYDFAPRGERSIAHANTKAVAHARHLIYLEDQYLWSQEVGRHFGEALRANPELRLIAVIPVVPDVDGAVSLPPQLYGRKLAMDLLLEAGGERVAVYGLTSEAGYPIYVHAKVCVIDDVWSSVGSDNFNRRSWSSDSEIACTVQDTRVRGLDEPAPRDSFARRLRRELVGEHTGLHPDDVPDDPDELWDLMAQRADALDAWYAAGEGPRGRRHLPRPKAPMKGTSVRWRRRSGAPSGADGVERPPGRLRRLSPPELSRAQMLWAPRLYDAFDPDGTILRDDAI, from the coding sequence GTGATCCCCGATCTCTTCCTCACCCCCGACGAGCGGGAGAACCCCGACACCCGCATCGACGAGGGCAAGCCGCCGGGCGTGGCGTGGACCGAGGGCAACCACGTGCGGGCGATCGTGCACGGGGATTCCTACCTGGCGGAGCTGCACGAACGGATCAGCGCGCTCGGCGACGGTGACCTGCTCTACTTCGTCGACTGGCGCGGCGACCCCGATCAGCTGCTCACCGACGACCCCGGCTCCAGCGTCTCCGCGACGTTCGCCGCGGCCGCCCGACGCGGGGTCGACGTGAGAGGGCTGCTCTGGCGTTCGCACTGGCACCGGTTCGGCTTCCACTCCCAGAAGTCGCGACTGCTCGGCATCGAGATCGACGAGGCCGGCGGGCAGTGCCTGCGCGACATGCGCGTGCGCACCGGAGGCTCGCACCACCAGAAGTTCGTCCTGCTGCGGCACCGCGACGACGCCGGCCGCGACATCGTCTACCTCGGCGGGATCGACCTCTGTCACGGCCGGCGTGACTCCATCGCCCACGAGGGCGACCCCCAGCCGATCGCCATGCCTCAGGTGTTCGGTGCGCGGCCTCCGTGGCACGACGTGCAGGTGGCCATCCAGGGCCCGGCCGTCGCCGACGTCGAGACCACGTTCCGTGAGCGGTGGGAGGACTCCACCCCGCTGACGCTCAACCCGGGGCGGCTCGCCTCGAGCCTGCTCCAGGGTGAGGACCTCCAGCCACGTCCACTGCCCCCGCAGAACCCGCCACCACCCGCGGTGGGCGCGACGGCATCCGAAGCCGTTCAGATCGTGCGCACCTACCCGTCGATCCTGCCCAAGGGCTACGACTTCGCCCCGCGTGGCGAGCGCAGCATCGCGCATGCCAACACCAAGGCGGTCGCGCACGCACGCCACCTGATCTACCTCGAGGACCAGTACCTGTGGTCGCAGGAGGTCGGCCGGCACTTCGGTGAGGCCCTGCGCGCGAACCCGGAGCTGCGGCTCATCGCGGTGATCCCCGTGGTGCCGGACGTCGACGGTGCCGTGTCCCTGCCGCCGCAGCTCTACGGGCGCAAGCTCGCCATGGACCTGCTGCTCGAGGCCGGCGGTGAGCGCGTCGCGGTGTACGGGCTGACGAGCGAAGCCGGCTACCCGATCTACGTGCACGCCAAGGTGTGCGTCATCGACGACGTGTGGTCCAGCGTCGGCTCCGACAACTTCAACCGCAGGTCGTGGTCCAGCGACTCCGAGATCGCGTGCACCGTGCAGGACACCCGCGTGCGCGGGCTCGACGAGCCGGCGCCGAGGGACAGCTTCGCCCGGCGGCTGCGGCGCGAGCTCGTGGGGGAGCACACCGGTCTGCACCCCGACGACGTGCCCGATGACCCCGACGAGCTGTGGGACCTCATGGCGCAGCGGGCCGACGCCCTCGACGCGTGGTACGCGGCCGGCGAGGGCCCTCGAGGTCGTCGGCACCTGCCCCGACCCAAGGCGCCGATGAAGGGCACCTCGGTGCGGTGGCGTCGGCGCTCGGGGGCGCCGTCCGGCGCTGACGGCGTCGAGCGACCACCCGGCCGCCTGCGCCGGCTCTCCCCGCCGGAGCTGAGCAGGGCCCAGATGCTGTGGGCGCCCCGGCTCTACGACGCGTTCGACCCCGACGGGACGATCCTTCGCGACGACGCCATCTGA
- a CDS encoding cation transporter → MTTDDTSNTAPSTQTFRATGLTCGHCAHAVTDELSALDGVDGVEVEVVSGGESVVRVAAQRPLTTDEVVAALAEAGDYTLVGA, encoded by the coding sequence GTGACCACCGATGACACCAGCAACACCGCCCCCAGCACGCAGACGTTCCGGGCCACGGGCCTGACCTGTGGCCACTGCGCCCACGCGGTCACCGACGAGCTGAGCGCCCTCGACGGCGTCGACGGCGTCGAGGTCGAGGTCGTCAGCGGCGGGGAGTCCGTCGTGCGGGTCGCGGCCCAGCGCCCACTGACCACCGATGAGGTCGTGGCGGCTTTGGCCGAGGCAGGCGACTACACCCTCGTCGGCGCCTGA
- a CDS encoding DUF5063 domain-containing protein: MSEFSVASPSASDDWGQIAAESAADAQMYLVTVREIAAGNSPDATLPMALLALSQVLVMGARLGAVEDVVPAERFEPDAGPDAEFDPLRAGLANVFEGLDEYGDVVDPVLDPEPVVGYLSNDLVDIASALSHGLSHHEAGRTLEALWWWQFSYLSHWGERAAAALRVVQTLLAHVRLDADPDAVSEAEFDALHP; encoded by the coding sequence ATGTCTGAGTTCTCGGTCGCGTCCCCCTCCGCCTCCGACGACTGGGGCCAGATCGCTGCGGAGTCGGCCGCCGACGCGCAGATGTACCTCGTGACCGTGCGCGAGATCGCCGCCGGAAACTCCCCGGACGCCACCTTGCCGATGGCGCTGCTCGCCCTGTCGCAGGTGCTCGTCATGGGGGCCAGGCTGGGTGCCGTGGAGGACGTCGTCCCGGCCGAGCGCTTCGAACCCGATGCCGGGCCGGACGCCGAGTTCGACCCGTTGCGCGCCGGCCTGGCCAACGTGTTCGAGGGCCTGGACGAGTACGGCGACGTCGTCGACCCGGTGCTCGACCCCGAACCCGTCGTCGGTTACCTCAGCAACGACCTCGTCGACATCGCCTCAGCGCTCAGCCACGGCCTGAGCCACCACGAGGCCGGGCGCACCCTCGAGGCCCTGTGGTGGTGGCAGTTCAGCTACCTGTCGCACTGGGGAGAGCGGGCCGCCGCCGCCCTGCGCGTGGTCCAGACCCTGCTCGCGCACGTGCGCCTGGACGCCGATCCGGATGCGGTGTCCGAGGCCGAGTTCGACGCCCTCCACCCCTGA